Sequence from the Leishmania braziliensis MHOM/BR/75/M2904 complete genome, chromosome 11 genome:
tttttgtgttttttttttttttgttttcccctttcgctTGCGcgcgccctcccccccccccttccccctccgGTACTCCCGCGTCCGCCTTGTTGCTCTTCCTACCTTTTGTTGCGCGTACATGTGGgaagaaggagcgagagCGAAGCAGCGGCCCGTTGTTGCAGCGGTCGAGTACGGCGTAGGCCAGTCGTAGAGcaacagagagggaaagaggcgtAGCGAGAAGTGCGCGCGGTGGTGAAGGAGATCATCGAAGGTGGTCTTGggctttcccccctcttctcatcccctctctctgttctcgcctcctcgccactcGCCTACGCTTCTTCTTTATAGTGGTCTACACTAccgaaagggggggggcggagaaAAAGGCTGCGAGGACATCACCACGTGCTAAATCGAGCTTATTTCGGCACTGCGCTTGATGGTCAAAATTTCCTTGTCCCTCGTGGCTCCCGTTGTTGAGGGAatcagtctctctctctctctctctctttttgtgtgttttcgCTTGGAAacgatatatatatatatatgcgcGGAGAGCAAGAGAACAATGGCGGATTCGAGGGCGAACCTAGCATCTACGTTGCTCTGATGCGCCACcatcttctccaccttgAGACCCCGCTCACTTCACTACACTGTCTGGCGCAGGCGCTTGTCCCCTGGTAGCGGTGGAACCCCCTTCGCCACGGAGACTTACCTGTGCTGTTCCTCGCTGTTTCGCGTGTTTCTCTCAGCCGCCTTACTCCTCTCACCTTGTTCTCTTTCCtgtgctcctctcttgcgcCTCACGTGTGCTGCGCTCGCGCGCCTCTATGCGCCACTCCCACCTGCGTCGCACTCCTGCTCCGTGCacccctcactctctttcATCCCCTCCGTCGCCCCCTCCCGCCGCGCGATGACAGAACTGCGTACGAATCATGTCGCACTCTGCCGATCTCCAGTGGATCCTGGTCCGCCAGAGCAGCCGCTTCCTGCAGAAGCGCGGCGGCATCCGCATGAGCAACGACCCGTTTAACAACAACGGCAGCTGGACGAAGCGCCAGTCTGGCTTCCTGAACGGGAAGGCCGCTGTTGTGAAGCCGGCGAAGGCTGGCATGATCTGCGTGACGGTGAAGGatggcagcaacaacaacaagccGAGGCTGGCGTACAAGAAGGTTGTGCAGGCTGCTGGCGTGAAGGCGTCTGACGTGAGCCGCGCCgtggctgctgtgcggcCGGACCTCGCGAGTGTGGCGTtccgccgcgcgcgccgGATGGCCCGCATTGCGAGTCGCACGACGAaggttgctgctgcgcgcaagGCCCGCTCCGAGAAGATCAGGTTCTCGCGcaagtgcgtgcgtgcgaagCGCAACTAGGCTGCGAGACGACAAGAGATTCGTTTGCGttctttcttccctctcttcggATTGTGGCattgttttcctttctcgTTTCCCTTTTCGCGCAACGCGCTTTGCAtccccgccgctgcgctcgtGCACGGCATCGCCAGCTCGTTTCGGTGACGGAGACGCTCGCAAGGTGAGCTGAGTAACTAACAGAGGGTTGGCAAAGCCCCAAAAGTAATCAGATGCATCGCCAACGATGCGCGTATGAGGCCCGAGGTATCGAAccactcttttcttctcgGGTTTCTTATATCTGTATGTATATATAGTTGTGTGTAGGTATACGCGACCATGCACTCACTGGCCTGTTGCGTCTCGCGTAGCTCCTGCTCGTTTCCATGAGTACGCCAGTTGTGTGCTGTTATGTACGTCAGCGGAGGCTCCCCTCTCGCACTTCTGCACcatttcttcttctcctgctCTGGGGTCTTTCCTATCGCTGCTTCTTGCGTTCACCCCGCATGCCCGCTGCGCTCCGCACTGGGTGACTCACGGCTTGTGAGGTCTGTATAACTGCTTGACACAGCCTGCCGTGATCTCTTGCGTGTGGTGGACGAGTCACTACCTCTTtgctgtttcttttcttttgcctccCCACTTCACCTCGTGTTCCGCTTTTTCAGGAGTTGCCGGTTGTTCGAGGTCCAACTTCACGCGGACTCGAGGGAGTGGCGCTGGTGGGCCATACAACGGAGGTggtgtacacacacacacccacacacgcacacgcacacaaacacacacacgcacgtataCACGGAGGCGTGGGCGCACTGCCATTTTAGGCGATATCCCAGGTGAGCAGGCAAAGGATTTGACCGgggcttcttttttttttttttacttaGGCCGTGTCGTCCGTGTGTCGCTTGCTTACTTGCTGTGTTGCCTAACACTTGCGCTGCTACTCTGCTCAACAGTGTACATGTAAAGCATTAGGACGCGCTCCTACAGCCCCGATACGCGCCAGGTCAGCAAACACAACCCCAGGCAGTACTCTTCTCTctacgcgtgtgtgcctttctctttctcactTACGCATCATCGTTGATGTCTCTCATCTTTGTGGATGCGTACGGGCTAGCACTGAAGGCGCTGGACCCCGCCGCGTGGGAGCTGTTTTGCGCACTGGAGGATCGCATTCTTCACTCGACTGCTTATCTACTCAGCCATGCGGAGCTGACTGCCTTGCGCCCAGCAGTAACGGATAGCACAGCGACTGTATCCCCTACTGCTGCTTTATGCGTGCAGCCGTCTGTGCAATCTGTTGTGCGCGACGCGGACGCGATGGGTACAGCGCTGGTGGCTTCTCATGTACTTCAGTATCTGCGCGGGACGCTCCAAGCAGGGATTCTCCACACATTTACGCAGAAATTGGATGCATCAGCGACGCTGGCCTCCGCACAACTCGCGAAAGATTTGTCTCGTGTGCGCCAGCAGGTCCTCTCAGCTCAgtcgtcctcttcgtctccGTGCTATCCTGGGCTCGTACTCACGGAGCTGAGTGCTTTTTGTCAAAGCATCCTGGTGTTGTCAGCGCTGTGGATGAGCACAAAATTTTGGGCAACGCTATCTGAAAGCTCCACGCTGAGCGGCCTCGTCGCGTGcttcctccgtctctccATGCCACCGAGCAAGGATCGAGTCGTAGACGTCTCGGACCTCGAAGGCGACTTCCTAGAGCCAAGAACAAGCGATGCGCTGGGGACGTGTACAGGTGGCGCTCTGGACGCCGTTCCGATGGAGCAGGCGAACGTGGATGCACTGTGCctcgcctccaccccacCGTCGTCGCCCTTGGCTCCTGTTCCGCAAGAGCATCGCTCATGCGCGGAGATGTCCAGCATACGAATAGGGTCCGCTGGTGGGCGTGagggcggcgctgacggcTACGACCCCATATCGTCCGATCTCCTGACACACCTGATGTGCCTCGACAACGGGGTTGCGGAGGTGGCAGAGTCGCTGGCAAGGGCCGTCGAGGACACCGAGATTATTTTACTCCGGTGCAGTGGGTACACGATTCCAATCTGAGGgtttttcctccccctttgaCCGTTGGCCAGTGATGGGCGACatgggtgggggtggtgctTTGTGCGTGGCAGTGGACTGATGACTGGCAGTCCGCTCTCCTTACGCGGAGCAGTGACGACCACCTCGCCGGTCCTCTTTGCCGGAGAATGCAGTCTACTGTTCAGTTCAAGGAGTTCTGCGAACAGTCACCGCTGATGCGCGACTGAAGGATGCACGACGTTGCTTCAACAAGTGGTTTGGTCTTTGGTGAAAGAGCCCCGTCTGCAGAACACGGGACACGCGTGCGTTAAGCAGACTGACTACACGAAGTGAGGTGTGTGATGGTGCTGAGAAGAATGTTGACCGGACTATagtccctttctctttcctcttgctcGCTTGAAAGCACGCATAGGCGCGAGCATAAGCAGCGGGGCGACTACATCACACTCTAATTCAAACTTGCACCTTGTTTCCTGATCAGCAGATGCGCataaacaacaacaaccggcaggcaaagggagagaggaacagCGCGCAATATTGTTTCGTACGACGATGCTGCTCTTGTGACGGTGCTCGGTAACTCGTCGTACCCCTCACGCTcacttttccctccccctctctttgccctGCGACTGTTCTGCCAGCGACTCTGACCACACAACCCTGTACGTGCGCGCCTGCATATGGCCACTGCTCGCGCAGAGGGATACGTGCGCCGAATGAAGATCTCGGAGCAGCGCAAATCTGGGTGTCACTCTGCACGCCTGGTTGGCCGCCCAATGGAGGACCATTTTGCTGGCTCGATGCCCTTCGTGTTTCTCTCAGCCGCCTTACTCCTCTCACCTTGTTCTCTTTCCtgtgctcctctcttgcgcCTCACGTGTGCTGCGCTCGCGCGCCTCTATGCGCCACTCCCACCTGCGTCGCACTCCTGCTCCGTGCacccctcactctctttcATCCCCTCCGTCGCCCCCTCCCGCCGCGCGATGACAGAACTGCGTACGAATCATGTCGCACTCTGCCGATCTCCAGTGGATCCTGGTCCGCCAGAGCAGCCGCTTCCTGCAGAAGCGCGGCGGCATCCGCATGAGCAACGACCCGTTTAACAACAACGGCAGCTGGACGAAGCGCCAGTCTGGCTTCCTGAACGGGAAGGCCGCTGTTGTGAAGCCGGCGAAGGCTGGCATGATCTGCGTGACGGTGAAGGatggcagcaacaacaacaagccGAGGCTGGCGTACAAGAAGGTTGTGCAGGCTGCTGGCGTGAAGGCGTCTGACGTGAGCCGCGCCgtggctgctgtgcggcCGGACCTCGCGAGTGTGGCGTtccgccgcgcgcgccgGATGGCCCGCATTGCGAGTCGCACGACGAaggttgctgctgcgcgcaagGCCCGCTCCGAGAAGATCAGGTTCTCGCGcaagtgcgtgcgtgcgaagCGCAACTAGGCTGCGAGACGACAAGAGATTCGTTTGCGttctttcttccctctcttcggATTGTGGCattgttttcctttctcgTTTCCCTTTTCGCGCAACGCGCTTTGCAtccccgccgctgcgctcgtGCACGGCATCGCCAGCTCGTTTCGGTGACGGAGACGCTCGCAAGGTGAGTGGAAGCAAACAGGCTGACCAACAAGCAAATAAAAAGAAACCCGAGGAACACAGTGCCCAGTGGTGTGGACCCCTTCCTGTAGAGAGTGCAGGCTGCCTTGGAGTCATGTGAAAGATGAGGAAGGGTCATCCTGCGCGTTCCTGGGCGTTACTGACGCCGCTTCTCGACCCAAGCTTCTCGCTTCTCTATGCACAAACTTCCTCGTGGGTGCTACGTAGCTGCTGTGGGTGATGAGCGAGGGTGGGTGATGCATGGGCATCTCCTGTGGTTGGCAGTTGACTCCTCTACGCGACGCTCTATGGTAGTCCCTGACGTGAAGTTCGGAGGGCTGGGTTGTGGAGAAGGGATCACTTGGCGTGTTCTGTGATTCAGCCAACTCATGCTTCTGTTGAACTTGCATCGAAGTGACCCTGCACTCCCATACTAACAGCTACCCACCATGTCTTGGCAGTTTACATcgcactcttctctctttgcctctctaTTTCTCAtgttatatatatattttttctccttttttttttttggattTCCAACCGTCGTTCTACACCAACGGACCACGTCTATCCGCTCGTCGTGGCGTGTAACACACCACCGCCtaacgcgcacgcacgcacgcaccaaTTTACTCACACgcgcatatatatatatatatatatatatgtgtgtgtgtgtgtctcccaCTGGTGCGCTTTGATTCTTCTTAGCATCTGCGCCGTCACTGTCGCAGGGGTTTTTTCTTTGTGGGCGACTGTCCTCCTCTGCacgtttttctttctcgTTTCGTTCATCTCTACcgtttttttcccctttctcctttcttgtTGTTTGCAGGCTCCTCTgcttgcccccccccccccccctccccctccctccgcgtGCCTTTGTGCGCGTATTTCTCATCGCTCggcttccctccccttcccggTCGTCGTGCCCGCGTTGTTGCCGTTGTCGCTGCGGGATTGACGCTCGCTATTTTCTCCTTTTGCTTCTTAGCGTGTCATTCAAGCGCCGAGCAGTCGGCTGGAGCACCGACAAATtcgcacccacgcaccggTGGACACGTACCCTCTCTGCGGAAGACCCATAATGAGACTGAAGAACACGGCGCTGTGCTGCGCGTTCGCGTGGTCACCAGCGGTGCTGGGCAACCCACCTCTTCTCGCCACCGCGTCGTACAGCGGATCCATGGATGAGAACTTCAGCACCGACGCCTTTCTTGAGATCCGCCTCGTGGATGTGAAGGTGACGGACGAGACGGAGCTGCCTGTCGTCGGGCGTGTGCGGCTGCCGGATCGTGTGCATCGTGTTGACTGGTCGCCGTACGCCGGGCCACAGGGCATCATTGGTGTCTCGTGCGGCAACGGGTGTGTATACATCTTCTCTGCTGCGGAAGTGCTTGCCGCCGGCCcgagcggtggcagtgaggAGGTGAGTGATCGCCCGCGTGGATTGCTGTGGATGGTGCATGAGCACGCGGGGTCGGCTGTGCGAGGCTTCCACTTCAACCCATCGAAGCCGCACTTCTTCGCCACCGGCGCTGACGACGGCGTCTGGCGTGTGTGGACGCTGCAGGAtggcgccaccggcggcgtgtgtgcgccgaCAAGGATATCGGTTATTTCGAACGTGCCGAACAGCGGCGCCATTGTTCACCTCCAGTGGCACCCAAAGTACGCCCACATCTTTGCCACTGCCACGGTGAACGGTGTAGTGAACGTGTGGAACCTGAAGATGGCTACTCGCGTGACGGCGCTGAACGTGTCCAAGGCGTCACACAAGGGGCAGATCACCGCCATTGCGTGGAACCCGACGGCTGCGACGCAGCTCGTTGTGGGACTGGACGACGGACATCCAGTGTTGCAGGTGTGGGACCTTCGCACGGGGGTTGTACCGCTGCGTGAAATGGCCGGACATACGCGTGGCATTACCGGCCTCGCTTGGAGCGAGCAGGAGTCGTCGATGGTGGCATCTTGCGGCGGTGATGGCCGTACCATGTGGTGGGACCCAAACACGGGCAGGAAACTCGGGGAGCTACAGCCAGTGGGGGAGTACCTTGTTGACGTGCAGTGGTGCCCGGTGCTGCCAGCCGTCATCG
This genomic interval carries:
- a CDS encoding putative 60S ribosomal protein L28, with product MSHSADLQWILVRQSSRFLQKRGGIRMSNDPFNNNGSWTKRQSGFLNGKAAVVKPAKAGMICVTVKDGSNNNKPRLAYKKVVQAAGVKASDVSRAVAAVRPDLASVAFRRARRMARIASRTTKVAAARKARSEKIRFSRKCVRAKRN
- a CDS encoding putative 60S ribosomal protein L28 — encoded protein: MSNDPFNNNGSWTKRQSGFLNGKAAVVKPAKAGMICVTVKDGSNNNKPRLAYKKVVQAAGVKASDVSRAVAAVRPDLASVAFRRARRMARIASRTTKVAAARKARSEKIRFSRKCVRAKRN